Proteins encoded together in one Lathyrus oleraceus cultivar Zhongwan6 chromosome 5, CAAS_Psat_ZW6_1.0, whole genome shotgun sequence window:
- the LOC127082169 gene encoding uncharacterized protein LOC127082169 yields MFDSTSSESCNPNREDPVADSANTSHARRPKETVFGFSSAIVLDEQTREGSKYVHNAIATMVTGILSGNHKVLGVSIPLNTIVPDNVACQENTVSLGKNVSDDVEQTDAHEGSNIDKPLDNVGGEEARVTHDVSDNPNCEAETVDLKEFSDNELLTSFVPSIAKRVRTRREKKTVVQRSPKRQIDVPISPNPKVAESSLKRKGHGPTKSWSKGVPKKMKTKWKYVYHKRLALERELAQNVLECKEIVDLIQEAGLMKTMTQLSKCYEILVKEFIVNVSEECADGKSREFIKVYV; encoded by the exons ATGTTTGATTCCACTAGCTCTGAATCATGCAACCCTAACAGGGAAGATCCTGTGGCTGACTCTGCAAATACttctcatgcaagaagacctaaagaaacggTCTTCGGCTTCTCCTCAGCAATCGTGCTTGATGAACAAACCAGAGAAGGCTCCAAGTATGTGCATAATGCCATTGCAACTATGGTGACTGGAATACTATCTGGTAATCATAAGGTTCTTGGGGTCTCCATTCCCTTAAACACTATTGTACCTGATAATGTTGCATGTCAAGAAAATACAGTCTCCTTAGGAAAGAATGTATCTGATGATGTTGAGCAAACTGatgctcatgaggggtcaaaTATTGACAAACCCTTAGACAATGTGGGTGGTGAGGAAGCCCGTGTCACTCATGATGTCAGTGATAACCCTAACTGTGAAGCTGAAACAGTAGACCTAAAGGAGTTTTCTGATAATGAGTTGTTGACCTCAtttgtccctagcatagccaaaagggttaggactaggagagaaaagAAAACAGTGGTGCAGAGGTCCCCCAAAAGGCAGATTGATGTGCCAATATCTCCCAATCCAAAGGTGGCAGAGAGTTCCCTCAAGAGGAAAGGTCATGGTCCaacaaaatcttggagcaaaggggtgcccaagaaaatgaagaccaa gtggaagtatgttTATCACAAGAGGTTGGCTTTGGAaagggaactggctcagaatgtCCTGGAATGTAAGGAGATTGTAGACCTTATTCAAGAGGCAGGGTTAATGAAGACTATGACTCAGCTCTCAAAGTGCTATGAGATATTAGTAAAGGAGTttattgtcaatgtgtctgaAGAATGTGCTGATGGAAAGTCTAGGGAATTCATAAAAGTATATGTGTGA